One Thermodesulfobacteriota bacterium genomic window, ATAATTTCAACTAATGATTCGGCTGAGTTTCTGTTGTTCGACATGGAATAATCTTTAAATTAAGCAACAAATAAAACTTTTTCCTTCCAAACTTGAATAAGGTTCAAATATTATGTAATAAAAGGATATAACATACTAGAAAGGAGGATAAGCACATGAAATTCGGCGTAGGATATTACAGCCTTCAATCGCATCCCCACAGACCCAGGCCACATGAAGAATTATATGAAGAGATGTTAAAAGAGATCTCCGTAGCCGATGAAATGGGCTTTAACTCCGCATGGTTAACTGAACACCACTTTTTAAGTGATGGATACTGTCCCTCATTATTGGTCACAGCAGCAGCCATAGCGGCAAGGACCAAAAATATCAGGATCGGCACAGGTGTATTATTAATGCCCCTCCATGATCCAATCAGAATTGCCGAAGACGCAGCCGTGGTTGATTTGATTTCAAAGGGACGTTTAATTTTGGGTATTGGCCTGGGCTACAGGAAGGAGGAATTTGAAGGATACGGTAGATCGCTCAAAGAGCGAAAGGGACGAATGGAAGAAAGCATAGAGATACTCCAAAAGAGCTGGTCGGATGAAACTTTTAGTTTTGATGGTAAATACTATAAAGTAAAGGACGCAAATGTAACGCCCAAACCGGTTCAAAAATCAATACCCATATGGATTGGTGCCTTCACAGAACCGGCTATAAGGAGGGCTGCACGGATAGGAGCCCCGCTTTACGTACCGGCCATCGGAACTATACCTCTAATTAAGAATTTATTTGATCTTCATTCTTCCTTGCTTGAAGAATACGGAAGAGACCCCGAGGACTATGAAAAACCCCTTGTGAGAGAATTTTATATCTCTGATAAGAAGAAGGAAAAAGTTTGGGAAGATATAAAGGAGTATATTACATACACAGCCAAAGGCTACGCTCAATGGGGAAGTATGGTTGATTACAGTGGAAATCTAATATCGGATCCGACTGACCCGATCATTTACGACATCGTTAAGGATCAGTCAATAATAGGCACACCTGAAGAGTGCGTAGAAACCATTAAGGAATATAAGGAAAATTTGCCAATCGATAACCTCATCTGTAGATTCAAGTTTCCGGGAATTGGCCATCAAGAGGCAATGAGATCGATGAAGCTATTCGTGGATAAGGTTATGCCCCATGTTTCTTAATAAAGTACCCAAATCAGAAGTGACAATTTCCTATATATCGTTCTAAAATTTCGGGAATACCGATAGTAAAGCTATTTCTACTTCCACTTTATATTACAACCGATGCTCGGATACTGCGCTTCTGTAACGGGTTTTCCGCTCAAAATATCCTCAAGCGCATCCCTTATGTCCTTTCCCGTGACAGGCTTTCCATTTCCCGGTCTCGAATCATCCATCTGACCCCTGTAAATACACTTTAAATCCTTATCAAAAATATAAAAATCAGGTGTGCATTGCGCATCATAAGCCCTAGCGACATCTTGTGATTCATCGAACATATAAGGAAAAGGATAACCCAGTCTTTTTGCAACAGCTTTCATATTCTCAGGCGAGTCATCGGGATAGTTTTCTATATCATTTGAACAAATAGCTATAAATGATATACCCTTAGGAATATAATCGTTAGCCAATTCAACGAGGCCCTTCTGTACATGCTTCACGTATGGACAATGGTTACAGATAAACATAATAACAGTAGCAGTATCGGATTTTAGTTCCTCTAAACTCAACTCTTTATCACTTATTACATCCCAAAGCTTAAAATCCGGTGCCTTTGTTCCAAGGGGCAACATCTTAGATGGGGTCAATGCCATTTACTCTCTCCTAACATTTCATTCTTTTCATCAGTTAAATTAATCTTCTAGTGACCTAAAACAATTGAGATTTATTTCTTTGAGTATCAGATTTTCCTGGCGCAATTTATTGCTTCACGTCCCGTCGTAATCATGATGAATTACTTGAATTATCAAGACTTTCTCTAAAGAAAATCCCAATGAGTCCTAATGTGGCCGGAATATAGAAACTACATTCCGATTACAATAAACTAGGACTCTTAATTATACAGAATAATATCGTTTAAACCATTTACAAAGATCGCCAAAACTCGCAATATCTTATCGGTTTGGAAATACATGATTTAGTATGTATCTGTTGATTACCCTTTATAATTGATTCCTCCCCACTTTTTTAAGAGTAAGACACCCTCTCATTACTCCAGTTTTTAAATCGGCGACATATCTGCTTTCACGATTTAGTGCTTTTGACAAAATTCTTAGTTCAATTTATCGTATTCACAATGACCATTACTGAGAGAGAAATCAAACTCGTCGACAAGATGCTGAGCGGTGATCGGATCGCACTTGCAAGGCTTATTACCCTTGTCGAAAGTAACTATAACTCAATTCCCGAGATCCATAAGCGAATTAATCCAAAGACAGGAAAAGCTTATATAATTGGAGTTACAGGTCCCCCCGGAGCGGGGAAAAGCACACTGGTTAATGAGCTGATCCAAGCCTATAAAAAAAACAACAAAAAAGTGGGAGTTATTGCAGTTGATCCCTCAAGTCCTTTTACGGGTGGAGCTGTGTTGGGCGATAGAATAAGGATGCAGGATCACTCACTGGATGAAAACGTATTTATAAGGAGTCTGGGAAGCAGAGGCAGTCATGGGGGGCTTTCAAAGGCAACTAAAGAGATAATAAAACTATACGATGCATTTGGGATTGAAAATATTATTATTGAAACGGTTGGTGTGGGTCAGACAGAGCTGGATATCATAAAGCTGGCAGATACGGTGCTTGTTGTTCTGGTTCCGGAGGCCGGAGATGCGGTGCAAACCATGAAGGCAGGACTTATGGAGATCGCAGATATTTTCGTCGTAAATAAAGCTGACAGAGAAGGTGCTGAAATTCTGTCGAGAGAAATCAAATCTATCATTTCATTAAAACCAACAGAAGGCAACTGGGATATACCTGTGCTGCTGACAAGCTCTATTGGAAAACTCGGAATAGACGAATTGATAAAGGACATTAACAGGCATAAGCTATTTCAGACCCAAACCGGTTTGCTACGTAAGAAAAGGCAAAAGAGAATTGAGGAGGAATTCTCACAGATTATATTGGAGATCATAGAAAAGAGGATTAATGAGAAACTAAAAGATCATGAAGTGGGAAAGGTTTTGACTCGAATCAAGAAGGGCGAAATAGATCCATACGAAGGGGCCGAGCTCGTGATTTCAAGAATATTGTGAAGACACTACCGACGCAAGTCGAAACCATAGTGCGGACATAGCGGATTACCCAAATATCATTAACGCCAACGAATACAAGCTCAATCCTGTTAATCCCGATTTTCGTGATCGAATATTTACCGATCGAAAATCACAAAATTTATTAAACTTGATTGGAGTTGAACGCTTCGGTAATATCTGTCTCTGGAGAATCCGACAGGCTATGTTATTTGAAAGATTGCAAAAATAATGAGGGTCTTATTTAATAGGTAAATTGATGGATCCCTATATCATTTCTTTATTTTTCGCGTCGATATTCTTGTTGGCAAATCATTCTTATCAAGAAAATGATAAGGATTTATACCCGCATAGACGCTGGGAAATGGTTGAAACCCAGCTCATTCTTCGCGGAATAAAGGATTCCAAAGTGATAAAGGCGATGTTAAAAGTTCCAAGGCATAAGTTCATTCCTGAAAATTTCTGGGGTCTTGCCTATAACGATGCCCCCGTTCCAATAGGCATGGAACAGACAATATCGCAACCTTACATTGTTGCCTTAATGACGCAACTCCTCGAGCTGAATGAAAAAGAAAAGGTTCTTGAAGTAGGCACGGGATCGGGCTATCAGACAGCTATTCTGGCTGAGCATGGTTGTGATGTATACACAATAGAGATTCACGAATCGCTTTCACTAAATGCACAACAAGTTTTGAATGAATTGGGATATAAGGATATCCATTTTAAAATAGGAGATGGTTATAGAGGATGGCAGGAATATTCTCCTTTTGATGCCATAATAGTGACTGCTGCCCCTGAACATACTCCCCAACCATTGATCGATCAACTCAAGGAAAACGGTAGAATGGTTATACCGGTAGGAGACCTCTACCAAGAGTTATTACTTATTCATAAAACTCAAAAGGGTATAAAGAAAACAAATATAACACCAGTCCGATTTGTCCCAATGACTGGAGAGGCTCAAAAATTGAGAAAGAACTAGGGTTTGATAGTGTTTTTGAAAAAGATTAACCCTATACCTATAGAATCAGACATGTCAAATTATCAACCTCAGAAATCCAAGCTAACTAAGTCTCCAATTTCTATAGGCCTCGCACTATCGATGATAAGTCCGGTTGATGTATTCTGTTCTACATTCAACACAACTAGCTTACCCTTCCTGGAAGGTGGAATAGTCACATCTTTACGGGAATCAGGATCGCGTACGCTTCGGGGAAGCGTATAAATTGAAAAGGTATTTCCGGGAACAATAGAATGCTCTTTTCCAACATCGATATAGACAATATTTCCCTGACCAACTACGACTATATCGTTTAGGCTATCAACCACCATCCCATTTGCTGTTTCAGTCCCTTTTTTAATCGTGACCTCATTTACAAATGGTTCGTGTGGTCTTATCCTTGCCCCACGAGTAATCTCTCTAATCGAATTGGTAATTTTAGCCGTTGACATCTTTTCGCCCAAAACATCTACTATCTCAATTTCCCCGAATACGGCCACTTTATACCCTATTCTCCTCCCTGTAAAAGGATGGAGAACCGGTTTCGATGTTCTAAATACTGTGAATAAGTCACCACTTTGCACTCCGTCAGATCTTCCTACATTCGTATAAACAATGTCCCCATCGGCGAGTAGAATCTTCGTCGGTTCGGAGCTTAAGATAGTTCCCATGTGTTCCCACTCATCCGGTGAAATGAATCCTTCACTCCCTCCCATTGAGTAATAATAAACAGGTGGTGGTGCCCCAATGTCTTTGAGTTGCTCTACTTCTACTCCAGGGTTAATCTTAACTACCGGTATTCCAGGTTGTTCGTATTTAGGCTTCAGAGAAAGCACTTGTCCGGGAGATATTAAATTTGGATTATCGATAAAGGTATTCAATTCCCACAATCGTGGCCATAAAAGTGGATTCCCGTAAAACCTTTTAGATATATCCCAGAGTGTATCCCCCGGGCGTACCACATAGATTGCTTCACCACCTTTTGGCTCAGGCAGATTACCCTGAGCAAAGGCCATTCCTCCGATAAATATGGCTGCAATTAAAAGTCTAAAGGGCATCCTCTCAAACCTCCTTTAAGTTTTATAACATATTTTATAAGAAAATTAAACCAATTTCATCACTAATTATACAACATCTTAGTCAATAAAATAATTATTAATATCCATAATTTGAACGATCATCAAGAAATGAGTTTTTATAAAGTCATTAATGATAAACGATTTCATTTAATAATTAAATACGCAATTCAATGTGTTAACTCAATGCATTGATATTACTCATTTTGAAATTTCATTTTGTAAGAAAGTCTTACAAATTTAAAGATTCCTTATTTTGTTGTATTAAAAATTATAATATGAAAATTTTTAAATTTACATTTGTTATTTCGTCAAACAACTGCGCGGCGATATTTAGAACAAACTAGTTTACGAATAATCTTATTTTCGAACAAAGAAATATTAACACTTAAAACATGTTAATATCCGTCATATAGTCTATAATGAATATACGTTTCAATACTGAACAAGCCATTTACACCTGAATTTTATGAGCATTCAAATCTATATCAATGTAACATTTAATGAAACCAGATCGGCGATAACCGAAAATGGCAGCCTCGTCGAATTATATATCGAGAGAAAGTCGCGACCTCAACTGGTCGGGAACATTTACAAAGGAAAGGTCGGAAATATTATCCCTGGTATGCAAGCTGCATTTATAGATCTTGGAATCGGGAAATCGGGGTTCATTTCTGTCGAGGATGTCCAAGAAGATTCATATTCTGAATTTTTTTTAGAGGAAGAAGACCTTAAAACCCAAAAGAAAAAGACAAAGAGCCTTATACAGGACCTGCTTCGAGAGGGACAGGAAGTCCTTGTGCAATGCGTGAAGGAATTTTCAGTTGGAAAGGGAGCAAAACTTTCTACAAACATAGCAATTCCAGGAAGATATTTGGTTCTTCTCGGTACGGTCGATATGATACGAATATCGAGAAGAATCAAAAACAGAGAAGAACGACAGAGACTCCTAAATCTAATAAAGTCCGCAAAACCTGAAGGAGTTGGCTTTATAGCGAGAACGGCTAGTCAGGAAATTGATCACGATGAATTAAAGCTTGATATGAAGAATTTGATCGGATTGTGGAATGGGCTTAAAAAAAGATCAGAGGAAGCAAAATCACCTGCCCTACTCTACGAAGAACCCAGCCTCTATATGAAAGTTACGAGAGATTTAGTTTTAGACGAAGAAACAAAGATATTTATCGATTCAAAAAAAGCTCATCAGGAAATTTCCAATTATCTAGACGCTAACAATATTAAAACGCATATCGAGCTATACACAAACAGCACTCCTTTATTCATTAAATATGGAATAGAACAAGAACTAAAGAAGATTATCGATAGAAAAGTGTGGCTTAAATCAGGGGGCTATCTTATCATAGAGCAAGCGGAAGCCCTGACGGTAATAGACGTGAATAGTGGAAGATACACAGGAGGGATTACTCACCATGAAACAATTTTTGATATAAACATGGAAGCGGCTAGCGAAGCAGCGTACCAAATAAGGTTGAGGAACCTTGTAGGTATCATAGTGATAGATTTTATAGACATTAAGAGCCTCCAAAAAAGAAAAGAGATTTATAGAAAATTTATTGAATCACTCAAGAAAGATAGGGCTCGTTCGGTGGTTCTTGACATGTCGTCTTTCTGCGTTGTTCAATTGACCCGGCAGCGCATGAGAGAAAGCCTGCTAACGCAGCTCACCGACCAATGCAACCACTGTGGGGGGAAAGGGTATGTCAAATCGATAGAAACGATTTCATATGAAATTATAAGAGAAATAACTAGCCACATCTTAAAACCACTCGTAAAAAAGATCATTATCACTGCAAATCAGGGCGTGATATCCTATCTTAAAGAGTTTGAAGGAAAAAACTTGAAAAAGCTAGCCATGCAACATGAAGTCGAATTTATTTATGAGTCTAAAGAGAGCTTACAAGATGAATATGAAATAGATATTCAATAAAATTATTGGTTTGACACCCCATGTTTTATTGCTTAATGTTTATTTATTATAAGACATAAGAGGAGTAAGCCCGATGGCAGAAGTAATAATTGGGAAAAATGAAACCATAGACAACGCCCTGAGAAGATTCAAAAAAATGGTCGAAAGAGAAGGGATACTCTCTGAAATCAAAAAGAGGAATTACTACGAAAAACCAAGTGAAAGAAAGAAAAAAAGGGCGCGTGCGGCAAAAGTAAGATCGATGAAAAAAATACGTAGTAACAAGTAATGAATATATACTTGATCCTGTGCTTTATATTTTCATTTCTTTTGCTCAATATTGGTGGATGCAACAACGACGGCGAGAAAGGCACAATTATTGAG contains:
- a CDS encoding LysM peptidoglycan-binding domain-containing protein — its product is MPFRLLIAAIFIGGMAFAQGNLPEPKGGEAIYVVRPGDTLWDISKRFYGNPLLWPRLWELNTFIDNPNLISPGQVLSLKPKYEQPGIPVVKINPGVEVEQLKDIGAPPPVYYYSMGGSEGFISPDEWEHMGTILSSEPTKILLADGDIVYTNVGRSDGVQSGDLFTVFRTSKPVLHPFTGRRIGYKVAVFGEIEIVDVLGEKMSTAKITNSIREITRGARIRPHEPFVNEVTIKKGTETANGMVVDSLNDIVVVGQGNIVYIDVGKEHSIVPGNTFSIYTLPRSVRDPDSRKDVTIPPSRKGKLVVLNVEQNTSTGLIIDSARPIEIGDLVSLDF
- the rpsU gene encoding 30S ribosomal protein S21, whose protein sequence is MAEVIIGKNETIDNALRRFKKMVEREGILSEIKKRNYYEKPSERKKKRARAAKVRSMKKIRSNK
- a CDS encoding thioredoxin family protein; its protein translation is MALTPSKMLPLGTKAPDFKLWDVISDKELSLEELKSDTATVIMFICNHCPYVKHVQKGLVELANDYIPKGISFIAICSNDIENYPDDSPENMKAVAKRLGYPFPYMFDESQDVARAYDAQCTPDFYIFDKDLKCIYRGQMDDSRPGNGKPVTGKDIRDALEDILSGKPVTEAQYPSIGCNIKWK
- a CDS encoding Rne/Rng family ribonuclease, with protein sequence MSIQIYINVTFNETRSAITENGSLVELYIERKSRPQLVGNIYKGKVGNIIPGMQAAFIDLGIGKSGFISVEDVQEDSYSEFFLEEEDLKTQKKKTKSLIQDLLREGQEVLVQCVKEFSVGKGAKLSTNIAIPGRYLVLLGTVDMIRISRRIKNREERQRLLNLIKSAKPEGVGFIARTASQEIDHDELKLDMKNLIGLWNGLKKRSEEAKSPALLYEEPSLYMKVTRDLVLDEETKIFIDSKKAHQEISNYLDANNIKTHIELYTNSTPLFIKYGIEQELKKIIDRKVWLKSGGYLIIEQAEALTVIDVNSGRYTGGITHHETIFDINMEAASEAAYQIRLRNLVGIIVIDFIDIKSLQKRKEIYRKFIESLKKDRARSVVLDMSSFCVVQLTRQRMRESLLTQLTDQCNHCGGKGYVKSIETISYEIIREITSHILKPLVKKIIITANQGVISYLKEFEGKNLKKLAMQHEVEFIYESKESLQDEYEIDIQ
- the meaB gene encoding methylmalonyl Co-A mutase-associated GTPase MeaB; this encodes MTKFLVQFIVFTMTITEREIKLVDKMLSGDRIALARLITLVESNYNSIPEIHKRINPKTGKAYIIGVTGPPGAGKSTLVNELIQAYKKNNKKVGVIAVDPSSPFTGGAVLGDRIRMQDHSLDENVFIRSLGSRGSHGGLSKATKEIIKLYDAFGIENIIIETVGVGQTELDIIKLADTVLVVLVPEAGDAVQTMKAGLMEIADIFVVNKADREGAEILSREIKSIISLKPTEGNWDIPVLLTSSIGKLGIDELIKDINRHKLFQTQTGLLRKKRQKRIEEEFSQIILEIIEKRINEKLKDHEVGKVLTRIKKGEIDPYEGAELVISRIL
- a CDS encoding LLM class flavin-dependent oxidoreductase, which translates into the protein MKFGVGYYSLQSHPHRPRPHEELYEEMLKEISVADEMGFNSAWLTEHHFLSDGYCPSLLVTAAAIAARTKNIRIGTGVLLMPLHDPIRIAEDAAVVDLISKGRLILGIGLGYRKEEFEGYGRSLKERKGRMEESIEILQKSWSDETFSFDGKYYKVKDANVTPKPVQKSIPIWIGAFTEPAIRRAARIGAPLYVPAIGTIPLIKNLFDLHSSLLEEYGRDPEDYEKPLVREFYISDKKKEKVWEDIKEYITYTAKGYAQWGSMVDYSGNLISDPTDPIIYDIVKDQSIIGTPEECVETIKEYKENLPIDNLICRFKFPGIGHQEAMRSMKLFVDKVMPHVS
- a CDS encoding protein-L-isoaspartate(D-aspartate) O-methyltransferase, with the protein product MDPYIISLFFASIFLLANHSYQENDKDLYPHRRWEMVETQLILRGIKDSKVIKAMLKVPRHKFIPENFWGLAYNDAPVPIGMEQTISQPYIVALMTQLLELNEKEKVLEVGTGSGYQTAILAEHGCDVYTIEIHESLSLNAQQVLNELGYKDIHFKIGDGYRGWQEYSPFDAIIVTAAPEHTPQPLIDQLKENGRMVIPVGDLYQELLLIHKTQKGIKKTNITPVRFVPMTGEAQKLRKN